CCTTGGTAAAATTGGCTGGAAAAAACCCAAGTCAAGCAGTAGGAAAACATACTGAGTTAGTGATAGAAGGATTTCCGCGTTCTGCAAATAGTTTTTCTATTGGTGCATTTCAATCTGCTCAACCTCGTCGCATCGCATTGGCATCGCATTTACACGCTCCTGCCCAAATCATACGTGCTGCCCATCTTAATATACCAACTTTAGTTTTGATCAGAAAGCCTGTGGATGCTGTAGTTTCTCTCAGATGTTTGGAGTTAGAAACAAATTATTTAAGTACATCCCGAAATCCAGCCTTAGACATCCCTTTAGAAAAATATTTTAGTAATTGGATATCTTTTTATACTAGGATAATGCCCTATAGAGATCGTTATGTTGTAGGTTTATTTGATGAAGTTACCCATGACTTTGGTAGCATAATTGAAAAGATTAATTACCGTTTTGGTACGAATTTTACTATTTTTTACCATACAAAGCAAAATGTAGATAAGGTTCACAAAGAGCAAGGATTTCATTCCGGCCCTTCCAAAAAGCGTCAATTTTTAAAACAAATAGTTAGACAAGAGCTAGAAAGTGATGAGATTAAGTTTATGATTAATAAAGCCAATGCCGTATATTACCAGTTCGAGATATTTGCCGGTAAATATTTTTTTTAATTAAGTAACGCCAGTTGCTAGTTATTTGCTTTCTGGGTATGTTGTTGGGCTCATATCCCTGTTATCCCTCGCATCAAGGGGCTAAAGCTAGGGCAACGTACCTATTTTTAGCTTTCGAGTTATTCTAATAAGTTAGATAAAGGTGAGCAAATGGAAACTAACGAGCTGAAGTTCCTGCTGAAATTGCTGGGTTGTCCTAATTATCGGTCATCCCTTTCTGCTACCATTTTCAAAGAATTTAAAGGTAAGGACAAAATTTGTCGAGAGTTGGGGGAAGAACGGGAACTGATCGACTTTTCCCGCGAAATGGCTACCGTTAAAATTTTACCGCCCGGTCGCGCTTTGCTGAAAATAGATGTCTCCCAGTTACCCATTGCAGACAAAGAACTGAAGCTGCTGGAGAAAATAGGCAAAGCTTCCGGAAAAATCAAACCCAGCGATATCACAGTGGTGAAAGCGGCTGAAAGAGAGGAGATATTAAAAAATCTAGCCGATCGCGGTTTGATTGAAGCCGAAAATAAACTCAAACGCCAGAAAGCCGAGGTATGGCTGACTCCGCGAGGACTGGAATATTTGCGGGATGACTACAACCCCAAGGGTTCTGCAACCATTAGCCTGGATTTGCTGAAAAATTACCTGAACTTTTTGCGGAAATCCCTCCGCGAAAAGTCGGAAGTAGTATCGCCGCCAGTTACACCGACAGCTAAGCCTAGCGATGACGAGATTTTACAGATAATTCGAGATTTAGATAAAGAATTGGGGACGGAAAATTATTTACCAATTTTTCACCTGCGGCAGAAATTACAACCGCCTCTATCTAGGGAAGAATTAGATCGATCGCTTTATCGCCTGCAACGGGATGACCGGATTGAGTTGAGTTCGCTAGTAGATACGACGCCTTATACTCCAGAACAAATTGACGCCGGAATTCCCCAAGATATTGGCGGGCCACTGTTTTTTATCGTCGCCAACTAGCAATCTACTCGCCTTGGCATTCTAAAAGCAGTTACCTAGTTTAAAGGAAATTTCACTATGGCATCCATTGACGACATTATTCGACGCGAGGTTAATCCCTTTGACCCCACAACTTTTAAACCGGGTAACTTTTGGAGGGAAAAGCAAGACGCAAAATTAACAGTAGATTCAATTCATCAAGAAGCGATCGCAGAAATTGAAGAGCTTCTAGACCTTATTGCCAAAGACCATCGTAGTCGCACCGTACTCCTCACTGGCGATACAGGTTCTGGCAAAAGCTATCTCTTAGGTCGGCTCAAACGCGCTTTCAACCGGAAAGCTTTTTTTGCCTACATTGGGCCTTGGCCTAACAACGACTACATCAGGCGTCATATCCTCCGCTATACCGTTGATAGCTTAATGCAGGTTCCAGAGGGACAAAAAGATTCACAGCTGATGCTATGGCTGAAAAGTCTATCTGCTTTCACGAAGCGCAGTTTAAAACAAAGAATTTTTGATGAGAGTGTCTGGCAATTATTACGCAGCAATCGGCAAAAATTTATTAGACACCTTAAAGATTC
This portion of the Aerosakkonema funiforme FACHB-1375 genome encodes:
- a CDS encoding transcription factor RcaD, which encodes METNELKFLLKLLGCPNYRSSLSATIFKEFKGKDKICRELGEERELIDFSREMATVKILPPGRALLKIDVSQLPIADKELKLLEKIGKASGKIKPSDITVVKAAEREEILKNLADRGLIEAENKLKRQKAEVWLTPRGLEYLRDDYNPKGSATISLDLLKNYLNFLRKSLREKSEVVSPPVTPTAKPSDDEILQIIRDLDKELGTENYLPIFHLRQKLQPPLSREELDRSLYRLQRDDRIELSSLVDTTPYTPEQIDAGIPQDIGGPLFFIVAN